In Candidatus Cloacimonas sp., the genomic stretch TTCCAAAGTAGCTGTTCCTTCCAGAACATAAAAGGCCACATTCACGGGAGTGATATGTTTTTTCAAATGTGCCCCGGGAGCTAAGTTTAGATGAACTATTTCTCCTTCAGGCGCGTCATAAATTTTGGTTCCTTTAATGCCATTGGCATTTACTTTGGGCTCTACTTCTTGCCAAGTTCGGTTTTGCATTTTTTACTCCTTGTGTTTTATTCTGTTATGGTATCTTTTTCTTTTATTGATATTAGTTTTAGGATGGACTCAAACAAATCAGAACCCTCTGTGGGAAGGTCAAAAGCTCCATCCGATAAATTCCACTGCGTAATAGTAAACCTCATAGAGCCAATAATGAGTCGGAATAATTGAAGCGAGGATATATCCTTTCTGATGATTCCATCTTTTTGTGCCTGAATAAGATAACTTTCCATTGCCTGTTTATGTTTATGCATAATACACTGAAACTGACCTTTAAAAGTTGGGTCATTCTTAAACAATTCTTCCGAAAACATAACTTTAGCCAAATCAGGATTTTTGCCGAAAAGAATGTATCTATCTTCTACAAATTTTCTTATGTTTTCCAGAGGAGCATTGTTTGATTCATAAATTTCATTTAGAACCCGGGTGGATAATTCCTCAAAATAGCTCAAAATCATTGTAACGATTTCTCGCTTACTCTTAAAATGCCTGTATAAAGCAGCTTCAGTTACTCCGATTTTGGTGGCTAAATTTTTGATGGTTAATTTTTCATAACCTTGATTAGCAATAATGGCTATGGCTGCTTTCAATATATCTTTCTGTCTGACTGTAAGTTCCATTATAATTTCCTTATGTTAGTAAGCATTCACATACCAATATAATCAATTTCGCTTGCTTGTCAAGAACTTTTTTAGTAGGATATGGAAAAAGGAGCGGATAAATGCCAATATCTCTCTGTATAACAATATGATATGAAATTTATGTTGCTTCAGTGTTTTTGTGGAATCAATATCCTTTATTTGCCAAACGACAAAGATGGATTAGTATATATTGTAAATAGGAGAAATGTATGCGACCAGATAAAAAGGAACTAATGGAGCTTCTCTCCACAAAAGGAGAAGAGAATCTTGCATCTTTATATAAAAGAGCTTACGAGATCAAAAAGCAGTTTGTAGGAACCACCGTTTATTTAAGGGGTTTAATAGAGCTAAGTAACATCTGCTCAAAGAATTGTTATTATTGTGGAATTCGCAGTGGAAATAAAGAAGTCAATCGTTATCAGATCAGTTTCCAAGAGGCAATGGAAGAAGTCAAACTCTGTATCGATTTCCATTATGGATCAATAGTTATCCAAGCAGGGGAACGAGAAGATAAACCCTGGATCGATTTTATTACCAAATTGGTAAAAAGCATCAAGGAATTGTCGGATAATAAGCTTGGCATAACCCTTTCGCTGGGAGAACAGGAATTAGAAGTTTATCAGCAATGGTTTGAGGCCGGAGCTCATCGTTACTTATTACGCATAGAGACATCCAATCCAGAATTATACAAAGCCCTCCACCCGGCCAATCACAGTTTTGCTCACCGACTAAATTGTTTGCATCTTTTAAGGCAATGTGGTTATCAAGTTGGGACAGGAGTTATGACAGGTCTGCCGGGTCAAACCATTGAAGATTTAGCCAATGACATTCTTTTTTTCTCTGATGAAGATATAGATATGCTGGGGATGGGTCCTTTTATACCGCATCATAACACGCCTTTTAAGAATTTGATAGATAGTTTTAACCCTACGGAAGCATTGAATTTGGGGTTGAAAATGATCGCTGTTTGCCGCATAACCTTACAAGATGTCAATATTGCATCCACAACAGCTCTTCAGGCACTTCATCCGG encodes the following:
- a CDS encoding cupin domain-containing protein, which encodes MQNRTWQEVEPKVNANGIKGTKIYDAPEGEIVHLNLAPGAHLKKHITPVNVAFYVLEGTATLEMGEEKQNFPKDTLIESPKNIPHGVINEGNSVLRLLVIKMPKP
- a CDS encoding TetR/AcrR family transcriptional regulator is translated as MELTVRQKDILKAAIAIIANQGYEKLTIKNLATKIGVTEAALYRHFKSKREIVTMILSYFEELSTRVLNEIYESNNAPLENIRKFVEDRYILFGKNPDLAKVMFSEELFKNDPTFKGQFQCIMHKHKQAMESYLIQAQKDGIIRKDISSLQLFRLIIGSMRFTITQWNLSDGAFDLPTEGSDLFESILKLISIKEKDTITE
- the hydE gene encoding [FeFe] hydrogenase H-cluster radical SAM maturase HydE; amino-acid sequence: MRPDKKELMELLSTKGEENLASLYKRAYEIKKQFVGTTVYLRGLIELSNICSKNCYYCGIRSGNKEVNRYQISFQEAMEEVKLCIDFHYGSIVIQAGEREDKPWIDFITKLVKSIKELSDNKLGITLSLGEQELEVYQQWFEAGAHRYLLRIETSNPELYKALHPANHSFAHRLNCLHLLRQCGYQVGTGVMTGLPGQTIEDLANDILFFSDEDIDMLGMGPFIPHHNTPFKNLIDSFNPTEALNLGLKMIAVCRITLQDVNIASTTALQALHPEGRELGLKAGANVLMPNITDTKYRKGYQLYEGKPGLNETAIQFQKELEKHIYAIGETIGYDKWGDSHHFFKRKNEKTL